AGGTCGCAGAGACAGCAATCACCGGCAAGTCAATTGAATCAATGAAAGATTCAGTTACAGAGATAATTGTTGACGCTGTTTTATCAGTTGCACAGACTGAGGATGGCAAAACAACAGTCGATGAGGATGACGTCAGGATTAAGACAATCGTCGGTGACAGCCTTGATGAGGCAGAGCTCATCTCCGGATTTTTGATTGACAAGACACGCTGTGACACAGGAATGCCAAAGAAGGTTGAAAACGCAGTAGTTGCTCTTCTTTCACAGCCTCTTGAGATTAAAAAGACAGAGACCAAATCAAAGATTAAAATCACATCCGCTGAGCAGGTAGAGGCTTTCTCGGAGAGAGAAAAAGAAAATCTAAAGGCAATTGCTGAAAAGATTAAAGCTTCAGGCGCAAATGTTGTTTTATGCCAGAAAGGTATCGCCGATGCAGTTCAGTACTATCTTTCACACGACAAAATCCTTGCAATCCAGGATGTTCCTGAAAAGGACATGAAGGCATTTGCACGTGCACTTGGCGCAACAATTGTCAACACACCAGGGGATCTCGAAGAGGGTGTTTTAGGAAACGCGGCTTTGGTTGAAGAGTTAAAGGATATTAAGGCAACAAAGTTCACAGGATGTAAAAACGGAAAGACTGTAAGCATCCTTATCAAAGGCTCAAACCAGATCTTCGTTGACGAACTTGAGCGTGCTGTATATGACGCTGTACGTGTTGTAATGGATGCAGTTGAAGATGGTAAGTTCGTTGTTGGTGCAGGTGCAATCGACACAGAGATTTGTATCAGACTTTCTGAGTACGCCCCTACAGTTGGCGGAAGAATTCAGCTTGCAATCGAGGCATTTTCCAAAATCTTTGAGACAATTCCAAACACACTTGCAGAAAACTCAGGACATGACTCAATCGATGTTCTTGTGGACTTAAAGGCCGCACATTCTGCCGGTGAGAAATATGCCGGATTAAATGTCTTTACAGGCAAAGTGCAGGACATGTACAAAGAAGGCGTAATTGAGCCGATGCGTGTTAAAAGACAGGCAATCCAGAGTGCCGCTGAGACTGCATCACTGTTAATCCGTGTGGATGATATGATGGTTTCAAAATCAGCTGCTCAGATGGCAAGAGAGCACTAAATTTAAAAAAAACGTTCATGAAACTTTGTGTTTCATGCAAACAGTTTCATGTAAATCACAAAGTGATTTTCATGGTAAAATATTTTTATAACTTCTTTTTGTGAGTTCTTTTTGATACTACTTTTTTTTTAGATACTACTTTGTGACTTCTTTTTAGTGAGTACTTTTCAGGAGTTGTTTTTTTGCGAGTTCTTTTGGGAACTTCTTTTTAGTTATTACTTTTAGATGACTTCGTTTTAGGGAATTTTTATTGTTTTCAGGAGTTGTTCATCTGCCAAAACAGTAAGATGATTCTCCTTATAGTATAGTCTGCAAAACTCTTTGGTTATAAGATCTGACCTTTGATATTTTACTCTGATTTATAGAAGTCATTTAAATTAATTATACAGAGGAACTGTATTTTAAAAAAATAGTTCATGAAAGAAATTATCATTGACGTTTTTTAAAAAAAGGTGATATATCAGATGAATTTTAAATTAAAAAGATTTTTTACAGCCGTATTTATATGTCTTGTAATTTCGCTATGCATTCCTGCATCAGCACAATCCGCACAGGCCGGACAGCAGGAAGTTATTTCGGGCGGGAATAGTTTAGAAGATTCCAATGAAAATTCTAATGATGAAATTTTTCTTGAGATTTATGCTAAAAGTAAGAACATAAAAAGCGGCGATAAAGCATGGATTTCTGCGATAGCAAAGGATAATTTGGGCAATCCAATCGCAAACCAGACTGTTTATTTCTTTTCGAGTCTTGAATTGTCAGGAGTAAATGTTGACAGGTATATTGGCGAGGCACAAACAAATGAAAAAGGAATTGCAATTTTTCGACCGGCACTTTCTGTAAACGGCGATTATGGAACAATATTGATAGGATGTGCGGCAGAAAACGAAAATACAGGTGATGCATACTATTCAGCACACACGATGATTACTGTTACAAACCCCTATCCATGTATTAGCGAAGAGTCCGAAGAAGATGATAATCAAAACTGAGTCTTTTTATCCCGGAAAGATTCATAATTTTTATTTTCTTTTATCCTGTGTTTTTTAATATTCTGTGTTCTTATTCTGTTTCATTAATATGTTTTTACCCTGTTTTATTACCCTGTTTTATTACCCTGTTTATTATTCTGTTTCATTAATTTGTTTTTTTACCCTGTT
The genomic region above belongs to Methanomicrobium antiquum and contains:
- a CDS encoding Ig-like domain-containing protein, which codes for MNFKLKRFFTAVFICLVISLCIPASAQSAQAGQQEVISGGNSLEDSNENSNDEIFLEIYAKSKNIKSGDKAWISAIAKDNLGNPIANQTVYFFSSLELSGVNVDRYIGEAQTNEKGIAIFRPALSVNGDYGTILIGCAAENENTGDAYYSAHTMITVTNPYPCISEESEEDDNQN
- the thsA gene encoding thermosome subunit alpha — protein: MLSGQPIVILRDNVDVTSGMEAQRSNIMACKAIAGAVRTTLGPRGMDKMLVSPSGDVVLTNDGATILHELSVEHPAAKMVIAVAEAQDDEVGDGTTTATIFIGALMEEAENLLKKGIHPTIIAKGYNLAMVKALEVLNENSITAGPDNKDMLMKVAETAITGKSIESMKDSVTEIIVDAVLSVAQTEDGKTTVDEDDVRIKTIVGDSLDEAELISGFLIDKTRCDTGMPKKVENAVVALLSQPLEIKKTETKSKIKITSAEQVEAFSEREKENLKAIAEKIKASGANVVLCQKGIADAVQYYLSHDKILAIQDVPEKDMKAFARALGATIVNTPGDLEEGVLGNAALVEELKDIKATKFTGCKNGKTVSILIKGSNQIFVDELERAVYDAVRVVMDAVEDGKFVVGAGAIDTEICIRLSEYAPTVGGRIQLAIEAFSKIFETIPNTLAENSGHDSIDVLVDLKAAHSAGEKYAGLNVFTGKVQDMYKEGVIEPMRVKRQAIQSAAETASLLIRVDDMMVSKSAAQMAREH